Proteins co-encoded in one Cupriavidus taiwanensis genomic window:
- the tssB gene encoding type VI secretion system contractile sheath small subunit — protein MAKKESVQKRLQKVRPPRVQLTYDVEKGDAIEQKELPFVVGVVADLSGQSEVVQPKLRDRKFVNIDRDNFDDVMAGIEPRAAFQVPNTLSEEGGKFGVELKFHSLEDFNPEAVVEQIEPLRKLLEARSKLADLRNKLAGNDKLEDLLSEVLTNTESLQKLGANARNGGDDA, from the coding sequence ATGGCCAAGAAAGAAAGTGTCCAGAAGCGCCTGCAGAAGGTGCGTCCCCCGCGCGTGCAACTGACGTACGACGTCGAGAAGGGCGATGCCATCGAGCAGAAGGAACTGCCCTTTGTCGTGGGCGTGGTGGCTGACCTGTCGGGGCAGTCCGAAGTGGTCCAGCCCAAGCTGCGCGACCGCAAGTTCGTCAACATCGACCGCGACAACTTCGACGACGTGATGGCCGGCATCGAGCCGCGCGCGGCGTTCCAGGTGCCGAACACGCTTTCCGAGGAAGGCGGCAAGTTTGGCGTGGAGCTGAAGTTCCATTCCCTCGAAGACTTCAATCCCGAAGCCGTGGTCGAGCAGATCGAGCCGCTGCGCAAGCTGCTCGAGGCGCGCTCCAAGCTGGCCGACCTGCGCAACAAGCTGGCAGGCAACGACAAGCTGGAAGACCTGCTGTCGGAAGTCCTGACCAACACCGAGTCGCTGCAGAAGCTCGGTGCCAATGCCAGGAACGGGGGCGACGATGCTTGA
- the tssC gene encoding type VI secretion system contractile sheath large subunit — MLDNQSAGVAQPGAAVGTLNLLDEIVEQSKVAKSDSEHARAKDIIGELVSQVLDGTVVVSDNLSATLDARVAELDRLISAQLSAVMHAPEFQKLESTWRGLSYLVKETQTGTMIKIKALNATKRDLVRDFKTAIDFDQSALFKKVYEEEFGTFGGAPFGALIGDYEITRQPEDVYFIEQMSHVASASHAPFIASASPELLGLETFADLGKPRDLAKVFDTVEYAKWKSFRESEDSRYVGLTMPRFLGRLPYNPKDGTTVEGFNFVEDVDGTDHGKYLWCNAAWAFGARLTAAFEDFGWCAAIRGVEGGGLVEDLPTHTFKTDDGEIALKCPTEIAITDRREKELSDLGFIPLVHCKNSDYAAFFAAQSVQKPKKYNTDSANANAVLSAQLQYIFSVSRVAHYLKAMMRDKIGSFASAQNVESFLNRWISQYVLLDDNASQEQKAQFPLREASIQVSEVPGKPGTYRSVAFLRPHFQLDELSISLRLVADLPKAANS, encoded by the coding sequence ATGCTTGATAACCAGTCCGCTGGAGTGGCCCAGCCCGGTGCGGCTGTCGGCACGTTGAACCTGCTCGACGAGATCGTCGAGCAGAGCAAGGTGGCGAAGTCGGATTCCGAGCATGCGCGTGCCAAGGACATCATCGGCGAGCTGGTCAGCCAGGTGCTGGACGGCACCGTGGTGGTGTCCGACAACCTGTCGGCGACGCTGGATGCGCGCGTGGCCGAGCTGGACCGGCTGATCTCGGCGCAGCTCAGCGCCGTGATGCATGCGCCCGAGTTCCAGAAGCTGGAAAGTACGTGGCGCGGCCTGTCGTACCTGGTCAAGGAAACGCAGACCGGGACGATGATCAAGATCAAGGCGTTGAACGCGACCAAGCGCGACCTGGTGCGTGACTTCAAGACCGCGATCGACTTCGACCAGAGCGCGCTGTTCAAGAAGGTCTACGAGGAAGAGTTCGGTACCTTCGGCGGCGCACCGTTCGGCGCGCTGATCGGCGACTACGAGATCACGCGCCAGCCCGAGGACGTCTATTTCATCGAGCAGATGTCGCACGTGGCTTCCGCCTCGCACGCACCGTTCATTGCGTCGGCGTCGCCGGAGCTGCTTGGCCTGGAGACCTTCGCTGACCTTGGCAAGCCGCGCGATCTGGCCAAGGTGTTCGATACCGTCGAATATGCCAAGTGGAAGTCGTTCCGCGAATCCGAGGATTCGCGCTACGTCGGCCTGACCATGCCGCGCTTCCTGGGGCGCCTGCCGTACAACCCGAAGGATGGCACCACGGTGGAGGGCTTCAACTTCGTCGAGGATGTGGACGGCACCGACCATGGCAAATACCTCTGGTGCAACGCCGCCTGGGCCTTCGGCGCGCGCCTGACCGCGGCCTTCGAAGACTTTGGCTGGTGCGCAGCCATCCGCGGCGTCGAAGGCGGTGGCCTGGTCGAAGACCTGCCGACGCATACCTTCAAGACCGACGACGGCGAGATCGCGCTCAAGTGCCCGACCGAGATCGCCATCACCGATCGCCGCGAGAAGGAACTGAGCGACCTCGGCTTCATCCCGCTGGTGCACTGCAAGAATTCGGACTATGCCGCGTTCTTCGCCGCCCAGTCGGTGCAGAAGCCCAAGAAGTACAACACCGACAGCGCCAACGCCAATGCCGTGCTGTCGGCTCAGTTGCAGTACATCTTCTCCGTGTCGCGCGTGGCGCATTACCTTAAGGCCATGATGCGCGACAAGATCGGTAGCTTTGCTTCAGCGCAGAACGTGGAGAGCTTCCTGAACCGCTGGATCTCCCAATACGTTCTGCTGGACGATAACGCCAGCCAGGAGCAGAAGGCACAGTTCCCCTTGCGGGAGGCCTCGATCCAGGTGTCGGAGGTACCCGGCAAGCCGGGTACCTACCGCTCCGTCGCCTTCCTGCGCCCGCACTTCCAGCTTGACGAACTTTCGATCTCGCTGCGGCTGGTTGCGGATTTGCCGAAAGCGGCAAACTCCTGA
- a CDS encoding Hcp family type VI secretion system effector yields the protein MKDIYVKFGSPAIKGESQDKDHKDWIEVNTWKHSITQPRSATASTAGGHTAERCEHGEMVFTKDLDVVSPLLYQHVSGGTTFDEVTIDFLRADGEGKRVKYLEIKLKNAILGAVSANVVAEGIPSDSFTLKYAAVQWKYTQQKIGGNQGGNSQGAWSLTKNDKTYSV from the coding sequence ATGAAGGATATCTACGTCAAGTTCGGCAGCCCGGCAATAAAGGGCGAATCGCAAGACAAGGACCACAAGGACTGGATCGAGGTCAACACCTGGAAGCACAGCATCACGCAGCCGCGTTCGGCCACCGCGTCGACCGCCGGCGGCCATACCGCCGAGCGCTGCGAGCACGGCGAGATGGTGTTCACCAAGGATCTGGACGTGGTCAGCCCGCTGCTGTACCAGCATGTGTCGGGCGGCACCACGTTCGACGAAGTCACCATCGACTTCCTGCGTGCCGACGGTGAAGGCAAGCGCGTCAAGTACCTGGAGATCAAGCTGAAGAACGCCATCCTGGGTGCGGTGTCGGCCAACGTGGTTGCCGAGGGCATCCCCAGCGACAGCTTCACGCTGAAGTACGCTGCCGTGCAATGGAAGTACACGCAGCAGAAGATCGGCGGCAACCAGGGCGGCAACTCCCAGGGCGCCTGGAGCCTGACCAAGAACGACAAGACCTACTCGGTCTGA
- the tssE gene encoding type VI secretion system baseplate subunit TssE yields the protein MKGFEPSLLDKLFDDEPHAPLPSALRQLSLEELKAAVARDIEALLNTRIVHEDADFNGLPECRRSLLTYGLNDFAGLSLASFDDRQYICQSLRNAIERHEPRLQNVNVALSVNERATSVLCFGISAVLLVGPAREPVSFDAMLQPSTLQYSVTRGRS from the coding sequence ATGAAAGGCTTTGAGCCCAGCCTGCTCGACAAGCTCTTCGACGACGAGCCGCACGCGCCGCTGCCCAGCGCGCTGCGGCAATTGTCGCTGGAGGAGCTGAAGGCGGCCGTCGCGCGCGATATCGAGGCGCTGCTGAATACGCGCATCGTCCATGAGGATGCCGATTTCAACGGCTTGCCCGAATGCCGCCGGTCGCTGCTGACCTATGGCCTCAATGACTTCGCGGGGCTGAGCCTGGCCAGCTTCGATGACCGTCAGTACATCTGCCAGTCGTTGCGCAATGCGATCGAGCGCCATGAGCCGCGCTTGCAGAACGTCAACGTCGCGCTGTCGGTCAACGAGCGGGCCACCAGCGTGCTGTGCTTCGGCATCAGTGCAGTGCTGCTGGTGGGTCCCGCGCGGGAGCCGGTCAGCTTCGATGCCATGCTGCAGCCATCGACGCTGCAGTATTCGGTCACGCGAGGGCGGAGCTGA
- the tssF gene encoding type VI secretion system baseplate subunit TssF yields the protein MEDLLPYYERELAFLRRYSRDFAERYPKIAARLAMSADGCDDPHVERMIESFAFLSARISKKLDDDYPEFTEALLEVLYPHYLSPFPSCSIAHFDVAGMAAQLSAPVKVPRGTLLTTRPVRKVECRFRTAYDVTFLPLRVAAAGFERAMSAPSTVTLPKGATGAISIELEFLGEQGGFDALGRQAVRVYLDGEPSFVAALGDALFLHVAAAYVEERPGVWKRLQRVPLREVGFGADEALIDTPSRSHPAYRLLSEHFGFAEKFNFFDLDLDPVQRALLHGGAVRRVTLHLVLTDVRSDSNTARLLEGLGAAHLRLHCTPVVNLFRQKADPIRIEHTATAYPVVADSRRAHGFEIYSIDQVQLVRETAASHDVVEFRPFYSLHHGEDPGSAAHYWIARRNALVAERSPGFETEISIVDSDFDPASPRTETLSLSVTCTNRDLPALLAFGQPDGDLTMEGSSIARRISFLRKPTPSMRLSSGRSSQWRLVSLLALNHLSLVQNGLATLKEMLRLHDLPRSAISARQIEGIVGLDYKPTTQWLAGKPFATFVRGLEIQLTLDEDAFVGTGLHRFIRVMDHFFGLYVHLNSFVQLVAVSRRGSKELARCAPRSGESILV from the coding sequence ATGGAAGACTTGCTGCCATATTACGAACGCGAACTGGCCTTCCTGCGCCGGTATTCGCGCGACTTTGCCGAGCGCTATCCCAAGATTGCGGCGCGCCTGGCAATGTCGGCCGATGGCTGCGACGACCCCCATGTCGAGCGAATGATCGAATCGTTCGCCTTCCTGTCCGCGCGCATCAGCAAGAAGCTCGACGACGATTACCCCGAATTCACCGAAGCGCTGCTGGAGGTGCTGTATCCGCACTACCTGAGCCCGTTTCCGTCCTGTTCGATTGCGCATTTCGACGTGGCCGGCATGGCGGCGCAGTTGAGCGCGCCGGTCAAGGTGCCACGCGGCACGTTGCTGACGACGCGACCGGTACGCAAGGTGGAGTGCCGTTTCCGCACCGCCTATGACGTGACCTTCCTGCCGTTGCGGGTCGCTGCCGCAGGCTTTGAGCGGGCAATGTCTGCCCCGTCGACGGTGACCTTGCCGAAGGGCGCAACCGGTGCCATCTCGATCGAGCTGGAGTTCCTGGGCGAGCAGGGCGGCTTCGATGCGCTGGGCCGACAGGCGGTACGCGTGTACCTGGATGGCGAGCCGTCATTCGTGGCGGCGCTGGGCGACGCACTGTTCCTGCACGTGGCCGCGGCGTATGTGGAAGAGCGCCCGGGTGTGTGGAAGCGCCTGCAGCGGGTGCCGTTGCGCGAGGTGGGTTTCGGCGCGGACGAGGCGCTGATCGACACCCCCTCGCGCTCGCATCCGGCATACCGCCTGCTGAGCGAGCATTTCGGCTTTGCCGAGAAATTCAACTTCTTCGATCTTGACCTGGATCCGGTTCAGCGGGCGCTGTTGCACGGCGGCGCCGTGCGCCGCGTGACGCTGCACCTGGTACTGACAGACGTGCGCAGCGACAGCAACACCGCGCGTCTGCTTGAAGGTCTTGGGGCTGCCCACCTGCGCCTGCACTGCACACCGGTGGTGAATCTGTTCCGGCAGAAGGCCGACCCGATCCGCATCGAACATACCGCCACCGCTTATCCGGTGGTGGCCGACAGCCGGCGCGCACACGGGTTCGAGATCTATTCGATCGACCAGGTGCAACTGGTGCGTGAAACCGCCGCCAGCCACGACGTGGTGGAGTTCCGGCCGTTCTACTCTCTGCACCACGGCGAAGACCCGGGCAGCGCCGCTCACTACTGGATCGCCCGCCGCAATGCGCTGGTAGCGGAACGCAGCCCGGGCTTCGAGACCGAGATCTCCATCGTCGATTCTGACTTCGACCCCGCCAGCCCACGCACGGAAACGCTGAGCCTGAGCGTGACCTGTACCAACCGCGACCTGCCCGCGTTGCTGGCGTTCGGCCAGCCCGATGGCGACCTGACCATGGAGGGCAGCTCGATCGCCCGACGCATCAGCTTCCTGCGCAAGCCCACGCCGTCGATGCGGCTGAGCAGCGGACGCTCGTCGCAGTGGCGGCTGGTGTCGCTGCTGGCGCTGAATCACCTGTCCCTGGTGCAGAACGGCCTGGCCACGCTCAAGGAAATGCTGCGCCTGCATGACCTGCCGCGCAGCGCGATCTCGGCGCGGCAGATCGAAGGCATCGTCGGCCTGGACTACAAGCCGACCACGCAGTGGCTGGCGGGCAAGCCGTTCGCCACCTTCGTGCGCGGGCTGGAGATCCAGCTGACGCTCGACGAAGATGCCTTCGTCGGCACCGGCCTGCATCGCTTTATCCGGGTCATGGATCATTTCTTTGGCCTCTATGTCCACCTGAACAGCTTTGTGCAGCTGGTCGCGGTATCGCGCCGCGGCAGCAAGGAACTGGCAAGATGCGCACCCCGCAGCGGCGAATCGATCCTGGTGTAA
- the tssG gene encoding type VI secretion system baseplate subunit TssG produces MRTPQRRIDPGVIRTLLRQPYRYEFFQAVRLLELHYAREGAGTPEQVLATRVAFRNTLSLSFPPSELQSIEAATGLNGALDSDAAFAQALADGALDQVSITPTFFGMLGAQGALPLHYTEIVAEREILRRDRAARAFFDIFSNRATALFYQAWKKYRLPFQHEVDRNRHYLPLLLSLAGMADKSMRRGLSATAGVVHDEALAGYATAVRHRPVSAAYLQQVLSDYFQAEVRVEQFVGGWYQVPPSQYSRLGGTNNLLGATALAGARVWQRDLRVRIWLGPLGREQYRNFLPGAEGALALRKMVTVLCGATLEYEVGLILRARDVSGCELGAQGSGRLGWDTFLSTRPARQDRSDARYTLAPVH; encoded by the coding sequence ATGCGCACCCCGCAGCGGCGAATCGATCCTGGTGTAATCCGCACGCTGCTGCGGCAACCCTACCGCTATGAGTTTTTTCAGGCGGTGCGGTTGCTTGAGCTCCACTATGCGCGCGAAGGTGCCGGCACGCCGGAGCAGGTGCTCGCCACGCGCGTCGCCTTCCGCAATACCCTGTCGCTGTCGTTTCCGCCGAGCGAGCTGCAGTCCATCGAGGCCGCCACGGGGTTGAATGGCGCACTTGATAGCGATGCGGCCTTTGCCCAGGCCCTGGCCGATGGTGCGCTGGACCAGGTGTCGATCACGCCCACCTTCTTCGGGATGCTCGGCGCGCAGGGCGCGCTCCCGCTGCACTACACCGAGATCGTGGCGGAGCGTGAAATCCTGCGCCGTGACCGCGCCGCACGCGCCTTCTTCGACATCTTTTCCAATCGCGCCACGGCGCTGTTCTACCAGGCGTGGAAAAAGTACCGGCTGCCGTTCCAGCATGAGGTCGACCGCAACCGGCATTACCTGCCATTGCTGCTGTCGCTGGCCGGCATGGCAGACAAGTCCATGCGGCGCGGCCTGTCAGCCACGGCCGGGGTCGTCCATGACGAAGCGCTGGCCGGGTATGCCACCGCCGTGCGCCACCGGCCGGTATCGGCCGCCTATTTGCAGCAGGTGCTGTCCGACTACTTCCAGGCTGAAGTGCGCGTGGAGCAGTTCGTCGGCGGCTGGTATCAGGTGCCGCCGTCACAGTATTCGCGGCTGGGCGGCACCAACAATCTGCTGGGTGCCACGGCACTGGCCGGGGCGCGTGTCTGGCAGCGGGACCTGCGCGTGCGGATCTGGCTGGGGCCGCTCGGGCGCGAGCAATATCGCAACTTCCTGCCCGGCGCCGAAGGCGCGCTGGCCCTGCGCAAGATGGTCACAGTGCTGTGCGGCGCCACGCTGGAGTACGAAGTGGGCCTGATCCTGCGCGCAAGGGACGTATCCGGCTGTGAGCTTGGCGCGCAGGGCAGCGGCCGGCTTGGCTGGGATACCTTCCTCAGCACCAGGCCCGCTCGCCAGGACCGCAGCGATGCCCGCTACACGCTGGCGCCCGTGCACTGA
- the tssH gene encoding type VI secretion system ATPase TssH, producing MAIPLKTLIAKLNASCRQAAERAASLCMARGNYEVDLEHLFLALLENARSDFSVAVRASGIDASALQRDLEAEIARFKDGNTRTPAFSPYLPKLFEHAWLIASLDSQTTRIRSGHLLLALLTEPALAPLAVRGSHRFAEFDADRLKHDFDKLTAGSEEREQAVDIAGGSGATASANGAMAAPALTATPALDQFTVDLTQSARDGRIDPVIGRDTEIRQVIDILMRRRQNNPILTGEAGVGKTAVVEGLAQRIATGDVPPPLQGVTVRTLDMGLLQAGTSVKGEFENRLKNVIEEVRKSPQPIILFIDEAHTIIGAGGQAGQNDAANLLKPALARGELRTIAATTWSEYKKYFEKDAALARRFQVVEVDEPSETLAAAMLRGMVPLMERHFGVRVLDEAITEAVRLSHRYISGRQLPDKAVSVLDTACAKVALGQNATPGAIEDDRKALERLAVELATLQREQRAGAAHAERLATLQAQRAELEQRVAAADARLAQERELVARIQALRTAREQGNDAEAEAAEPPMAANSDVVAMPRKGSRKAAAAAPEPDELDGLLAQLRALQGEAPMVPLQVDGHVVSEIVSAWTGIPLGRMVKDELRTVLNLKPLLAARVIGQDHALDAIAQRVRTATANLEDPNKPRGVFLFAGPSGVGKTETALALADILYGGERKLITINMSEYQEAHSVSGLKGSPPGYVGYGEGGVLTEALRRNPYSVVLLDEIEKAHPDVLEMFFQVFDKGEMDDAEGRPIDFRNTIIILTSNVGSSAIMQACLNKPAEELPDADALAEMLRPTLYKAFKPAFLGRTKVVPYYPIPDDVLVEIITLKLGRIRDRVAANHKAEFQWDSALIEAVLARCTEVDAGARAVDHILNGTLLPEIAQTVLVRMAEGGGVDKIKVTTGRNGEFKYRIS from the coding sequence ATGGCCATTCCCCTCAAGACGTTGATCGCCAAACTGAATGCAAGCTGCCGGCAGGCCGCCGAGCGCGCCGCGTCGCTGTGCATGGCGCGCGGCAACTATGAGGTCGACCTGGAGCACCTGTTCCTGGCCTTGCTGGAGAACGCGCGCAGCGACTTTTCGGTGGCGGTGCGTGCCAGCGGCATCGATGCCTCGGCGCTGCAGCGCGACCTGGAAGCGGAAATCGCGCGCTTCAAGGACGGCAACACGCGCACGCCGGCATTTTCGCCTTATCTGCCGAAGCTGTTCGAACATGCGTGGCTGATTGCATCGCTCGACTCCCAGACCACTCGCATCCGCTCCGGCCACCTGCTGCTGGCCTTGCTGACAGAGCCGGCGCTGGCGCCGCTGGCGGTACGCGGCTCGCATCGCTTTGCCGAGTTCGATGCGGACCGCCTCAAGCATGATTTCGACAAGCTGACCGCCGGTTCCGAAGAGCGGGAGCAGGCGGTGGACATTGCGGGTGGCAGTGGGGCCACGGCAAGCGCCAACGGTGCCATGGCGGCACCCGCGCTGACCGCGACACCGGCACTCGACCAGTTCACCGTCGATCTGACCCAATCGGCGCGCGATGGCCGCATCGACCCGGTAATCGGGCGCGACACGGAGATCCGCCAGGTCATCGACATCCTGATGCGGCGCCGCCAGAACAACCCCATCCTGACCGGTGAAGCCGGCGTCGGCAAGACCGCAGTGGTGGAAGGCCTGGCGCAGCGTATCGCGACCGGCGACGTGCCGCCGCCGCTGCAGGGCGTGACCGTGCGTACGCTCGACATGGGCCTGCTGCAGGCCGGCACCAGCGTCAAGGGCGAGTTCGAGAATCGCCTGAAGAACGTGATCGAGGAGGTCCGCAAGAGTCCGCAGCCCATCATCCTGTTTATCGACGAAGCGCATACCATCATCGGCGCAGGCGGGCAGGCCGGGCAGAACGATGCCGCCAACCTGCTCAAGCCAGCGCTGGCGCGGGGCGAGTTGCGGACCATCGCGGCCACCACCTGGAGCGAATACAAGAAGTACTTCGAGAAGGACGCCGCGCTGGCACGCCGTTTCCAGGTGGTCGAGGTAGACGAGCCCAGCGAAACCCTGGCGGCAGCGATGCTGCGCGGCATGGTTCCGCTGATGGAGCGCCATTTCGGCGTGCGCGTGCTGGACGAAGCTATAACCGAGGCGGTGCGCCTGTCGCATCGCTACATCAGCGGCCGCCAGCTGCCGGACAAGGCGGTCAGCGTGCTCGATACCGCTTGCGCCAAGGTGGCGCTGGGGCAGAACGCCACGCCAGGCGCGATCGAGGACGACCGCAAGGCGCTCGAGCGCCTGGCCGTAGAACTGGCCACGCTGCAGCGCGAGCAACGCGCCGGCGCCGCGCACGCGGAGCGCCTGGCAACGCTGCAAGCGCAGCGTGCCGAACTGGAACAGCGCGTGGCCGCCGCCGATGCGCGTTTGGCGCAGGAGCGCGAGCTGGTGGCGCGCATCCAGGCGCTTCGCACCGCACGGGAGCAGGGCAACGATGCAGAGGCCGAAGCAGCCGAGCCGCCCATGGCCGCCAACAGCGATGTGGTGGCAATGCCGCGCAAGGGCAGCCGCAAGGCAGCCGCTGCGGCTCCGGAGCCCGACGAACTTGACGGGTTGCTGGCGCAACTTCGTGCACTCCAGGGTGAAGCACCGATGGTGCCGTTGCAGGTGGACGGTCACGTGGTTTCGGAGATCGTATCGGCATGGACCGGGATTCCCCTTGGCCGCATGGTCAAGGATGAGCTGCGCACGGTGCTGAACCTGAAGCCCTTGCTGGCCGCGCGCGTGATCGGCCAGGACCATGCGCTGGATGCAATCGCCCAGCGCGTACGCACCGCCACCGCCAACCTGGAAGATCCCAACAAGCCGCGTGGCGTGTTCCTGTTCGCCGGCCCGTCCGGCGTTGGCAAGACCGAAACCGCGCTGGCGCTGGCAGACATCCTCTACGGTGGCGAACGCAAGCTCATCACCATCAACATGAGCGAGTACCAGGAAGCGCACAGCGTGTCGGGGCTGAAGGGATCGCCGCCGGGCTATGTCGGTTATGGCGAAGGCGGCGTGCTGACCGAGGCCTTGCGCCGCAACCCCTACAGCGTGGTGCTGCTGGACGAGATAGAGAAGGCCCACCCGGACGTGCTGGAGATGTTCTTCCAGGTATTCGACAAGGGCGAGATGGACGATGCCGAAGGGCGGCCTATCGACTTCCGCAACACCATCATCATCCTGACGTCGAACGTCGGCTCGTCGGCCATCATGCAAGCCTGCCTGAACAAGCCGGCCGAGGAACTGCCTGACGCGGACGCCCTGGCCGAGATGTTGCGGCCGACGCTGTACAAGGCTTTCAAGCCCGCCTTCCTGGGGCGTACCAAGGTAGTGCCGTACTACCCGATCCCGGACGACGTGCTGGTCGAGATCATCACGCTCAAGCTGGGCCGCATCCGCGACCGCGTGGCAGCCAACCACAAGGCGGAATTCCAGTGGGACAGCGCCCTTATCGAGGCGGTGCTGGCTCGCTGCACCGAAGTGGACGCCGGCGCGCGTGCCGTCGACCATATCCTGAACGGCACGCTGCTTCCGGAGATCGCGCAGACCGTGCTGGTGCGCATGGCCGAGGGCGGCGGCGTCGACAAGATCAAGGTCACCACCGGAAGGAACGGTGAGTTCAAGTACCGCATCAGCTGA